The Xanthomonas sontii genomic sequence GCAGGCGCGCCGGCCCGGCGGTCTGCGCCTGCCACAGGCGTGCGCGCAGATAGGCGGCGTAATGGCGACGCTGCACATAGGCCTCGGCCAGTGCGGCGCGCGACAGCTGCTGATACAACGCCTGCTGCTGCAGCCAGTCGAGGAAGTCTTCGGGCGCGTCGGCGAAGGCGCTCATGCGCCCGGCCGTCACGTTCAACAGGTGTTCGGCGCAGGGCGTCGCATAGGCCACGCCCTGCGCCAGCGCCGGCTGCGATTCGATCAATTGCACGCGCAGCGCGGTGCCGGCCTGGCGCAGCAACTGCAGCGCGACCAGCACGCCGGCCGCGCCGCCGCCGACGATGGCGATGTCGCAGTCGTCGTCGGCCGGTTCGCTGGGCACAAGCTCATTCATGCCGCGATTGTAAGGGAAGCCCCCACCGGCCCGGCCCGCGGCTGAGAACCGTGGTGCATGTGCCGGCACCGATCGCGCATGAGCGCGTCATGCGCCTGTCATCGGCATGCGTCACATCAGCGCATCGGCCAGGCGCGCGATGCCTTCGCGGCTGCGCCGCCACGCCGGCCGCTTGCGCCAGTCCTGCAGCGTCAGCACCCGCGCGTCGGCCAGGTAGTCGGCCTCCACCGCACGCAGCCGCTGCACCACCGCGGCGCTGTAGCACAGCATGCCGACCTCGGCATTCAACGCGAACGAGCGGATGTCCAGGTTGATCGAGCCGACCAGGGCGATGCCCTCATCCACGCTCAGGTGCTTGGCGTGCAGGAAGCACGGCCGGTACAGCGCGATCTTGACCCCGCTGCGCAGCAGTTCGTCGTAATACGCCTCCTGCGCCCAGGCGGTGAGCCGCTGGTTGTTGCTCTCGGACAGGATCAGTTGCACGTCCACCCCGGACAGCGCGGCGATGCGCAGCGCGCTGAGCGTGGCCTCGTCCGGCACGAAGTATGGCGTGACCATGACGATGCGCCGCCGCGCCAGATGGATCAGCGCGTTGACCGTGTCGCGGGCGTTCTCGAACGGGTACGCCGGCCCGCTGGGCAACAGCTGCGCGGCGACGCCGCCGCCGTGGATGGAGCCGGGCGCGACCACGCTCAGGCGCTGCCCCGTCTCGATGAACCAGTCGCTGGCGAACACCGCTTCCAGGTGCGCCACCACCGGCCCCTGCACCCGCGCCACCAGCTCGCGGTTGGGATGGCCGGGGACGAACTGCGGTTCGGCCAAGTTCTGCGAGCCGATGTAGCCGACGCGGTTGTCGATCACCGCGATCTTGCGGTGGTTGCGCAGATCCATGCGGCCGCTGCGGCGCCAGCGCAGCCCGCCCGGCAGCAGCGCCTGCACCTCGACCCCGGCCGCATGCAGGCGCTTGCGGTAGCGGCGCAGGCCGCGGCGGCCACCGCGCGCATCCAGCAACAACCGGCACTGCACGCCGCGCGCGGCCGCGCGCAGCAGCGCCGCGCTCACCGCATCGCCGACCGCGTCGTCGAACATCAGGTAGTACAGCAGGTGCACGCGTTCGACCGCCGCGTCGATGTCGTCGATCAGCGCCTGCAGCGAGGGTGCGTAGCGGTCGAGCAGCTCGACGCTGTTGCCGTGGGTCGGCATGAAGTCGCCCTGGCGCTCGACCAGCGGCACCACTTCGGCGACCACGGTATCGGCCGGCGGCGCCCAGCGCAGCGCGGTCAGCGGCACCTGCTGCTCGCGGATCACCTGCGAGGCCAGCGCCTGGCGGCGGACGCGCTCGCGCGACAGCCAGGGGTGGCCGAGCAACAGGTACAGCGGCAGCCCCAGCAACGGCACGAAGCCCACCAGCAACAGCCAGCTGCGCGCCGCGCCCGGCGTGGTGCGGGTGGGGATCCACAACAGCGCCACCAGCCGGATCAGCCAGTCCAGCGCCAGCAGCCACGTGCCTTCCAACCAGACCGGCAGCATCGCGATCCTCGCAACCCAGGTCGCCCGATTCTGCGGACTGCGCCGGCAAACGCAACCATGGCCGCAGCGGCGGTGCGCTTTTTCCTTGCTCCAGACGCACGAAACCCGCCTTGCGGCGGGTTCCGTGTGCAACGTGAGCAGCGATCCGAGGATCAGCCGATCACTTGATCTTGCCTTCCTTGTACAGGACGTGCTTGCGCACGACCGGATCGTACTTGAGGAATTCCATCTTCCCCGGGGTGTTCTTCTTGTTCTTGTCCGTGGTGTAGAAGTGGCCGGTACCGGCCGAGGAAATCATACGGACCTTATCGCGCTTGCCTGCCATGATGCTCTACTCCTCAGACCTTTTCGCCGCGCGCACGCAGCTCAGCCAGAACGGTGTCGATGCCGTTCTTGTCGATGGTGCGCAGCGCGTGCGCGGAAACCTTCAGCTTGACCCAGCGGTTCTCGCTGGCGACCCAGAAGCGACGCTCGTGCAGGTTGGGCAGGAAACGACGGCGGGTCTTGTTGTTGGCGTGGGAGACGTTGTTACCCGTCTGCACACGCTTGCCGGACACTTGGCATACGCGGGACATTGCGCACCTCGATAGTAGTTTGGTCGCCCATAGCCTGGGAGACGGCGGCCCCGGCAGCCCTGCGGCCACCACGCGACGTGGGAAATCAAGCGGTTACGCTGGGAAAGGCCGGCCGGAGATCGCGCATCCGGCCGCCGGCCCCGACCTCGTCGGGCACAGCGAGCCGCGCATTATGCAGGCGATCAAGGGCTTGTGCAAGTTGTCCACAGGACCAGGCGCCGCGCGCAGGTCCGGGCGGATGGACCAGGCGGGCGTTGCTATTGTATCCGGCGCAAGCCGCTTGCTAGCCTCGCCCGGACCATGCGCCGCCTGTTCCGTCCACTGCGTACCTCCCTGCTGATGCTGCTGCTGGCGGCGTTCGTGGTCGTGCCGGTGGCCGATGCGCTGGCCTGCGCGCTGGAGCCGGAATCGGCCGACGCCGTGCACGCGCCCGCCGCGGCGCATGCCGATGGCGAGGACAGCGACGGCAAGCATGCCGGCGCCTGCAGCCACAACCATTGCCACCACTCGAATCTGAGCCTGCCGGCGAGCGCTCTCGCCGTGTTCGGCGCGCCGCGACCGGCGCGCTGGATGCAGGCCGTCGACGCCTCCCCTGCAGGCGTCGTCCAGGACGGATTGAAGCGCCCGCCCAGAGCGTGAGTTGAGCGTGTCCCGCGATCGCGGGTTTCCGTTTCCCTCACCTCTGGAATTTCCTCATGTCGACTCCGACACGTCGGCCGCCGCGCGCGGCCGGGCGGGTCGTCGCCGTGCTGCTGGGCCTGGCCCCGGCCGCGCTGGCGATGGCGCAGACCGCCCCTTCGTACGACACCTTGCTGCAACGTCTCGATCAACTGCCCGGCAACCGCGTCGGCGCGGCGCTGACCGAGGCCGCCGATGCGCGCGCCGAACAGGCGCGGGCGCTGCCCAACCCGTCGCTGTCCTGGTCCACCGAAAACGCCTGGGGCAGCGGCACTTATGCGGGCACCGACCGGGCCGAAACCTCGCTGACCCTGTCGCAACCGCTGGAACTGTGGGGCCAACGCGGCGCGCGCATCCGCGCGGCCCGCGCCGACGCCGACGCTGCGGCCCTGCGCGGCACGCAGAGCCGCAGCGAGGCCGCCGGCGAGGTGGCCTCGGCCTACGCGCTGGCCGAAAGCGCGCTGCGCCGCTACGCGCTGGCCGAGGAAGCGCTGGGCCTGATCCGCGACGATGCGGCCGCCGTCGAGGCGATGGTCGCGCAGGGCCGCGAGCCGCGACTGCGCGCGGTGCAGGCGCGCAGCGAAGTGGCCGATGCCACCGCGGCGCTGGATGAAGCGCAGGCGTTCCGCGACGCGGCGCTTGCGCGCCTGGCGGCGATCGCCCTGCTGGAGACGCCGGTGCAGTCCCTCGATGGCAGCCTGCTCGACCGCACGCCGCCGCCGCCGCGCGCGACCGAGGCGGCAGCGCTGCCAGTGCGCATCGCCGCTGCGGAAGCCGAAGCTGCTGATCGCCAGGTCGAGGTGGAGCGCAAGCGTGCCCTGCCCGAGCTGAGCCTGACCGCCGCGCAGACGCGGTTCCGCGAAGACCGCGCCCACGCCTACACGCTCGGCGTCAGCCTCAGCCTGCCGCTGTTCGATCGCAACCGCGGCGGCATCCGTGCCGCCAGCGCCGAACGGCGCGCGGCGGAGGCACGACTGGAGCGACAACGTCGCACCAGCGCCGCCGACCGCGTGTCCGCGCTGGCCACGCTGAAGGCCGCCGGCAGCCGCACACGCGCCGCCGACGACGGCGTGGCGGCGGCGCAGGAGGCTTACCGCCTGGCCCGCATCGGCGTCGACGCCGGTCGCATCACGCAACTGGAACTGCGCAGCACCCGCGCTGCGCTCATCGCCGCGCGCGGCATTGCCGTGGACGCGCGCCTGGCGCGCGTCGCGGCGGAAATCGAACTGGCCCGCCTGGAAGGGCGCGCGCCGTTCATGGAGGCCCAATGAACCTGTCCCGTCCGATCTTCCTTGCCGCCAGCCTGCTGCTGGCACTCCTGCCGGGCGCCTGCGCCGGCGACAGGCAGGCCGCCCCGGCGGCCGATGACGCCCACGACCATGGCGCCGAGGGCAAGGACGCAGCCCACGCACCGGTGGCCAAGACCGATGCCACTGTCCACGCGGATGCCGAAACCGACGACGTGGTGCGGCTGACGCCGCAACAGATCGCCGCCTCCGGCCTGGACGTGGTCGCGGTCGGCCGCGGCGGCGGCGCCTCGGTGCGCCTGGCCGGGCGGGTCGAACCGGCGGTGGGCGCGCGCGCCTCGGTCGCCTCGACGGTGACCGGCCGGGTCGAGCGCGTGCTGGTCGCGCCAGGCGACGCGGTGCAGGCGCAGCAGCCGCTGGCCATCGTGGTCAGCGGCGAGGCCGCGGTGTTCCGCGCCAATGCGCTGGCGGCCGCGGCCGAGGCCAAGGCCGCCGGCTTGGCGCATGCCCGCGACCGCGCCCTGGTCGAACAGGGCGTGGTCGCCCGCCAGGAGCTGGAAACCTCGCACGCGCGGGCGCTGGCGGCGCGGGCGCAGGCTGCCGC encodes the following:
- a CDS encoding TolC family protein; translation: MSTPTRRPPRAAGRVVAVLLGLAPAALAMAQTAPSYDTLLQRLDQLPGNRVGAALTEAADARAEQARALPNPSLSWSTENAWGSGTYAGTDRAETSLTLSQPLELWGQRGARIRAARADADAAALRGTQSRSEAAGEVASAYALAESALRRYALAEEALGLIRDDAAAVEAMVAQGREPRLRAVQARSEVADATAALDEAQAFRDAALARLAAIALLETPVQSLDGSLLDRTPPPPRATEAAALPVRIAAAEAEAADRQVEVERKRALPELSLTAAQTRFREDRAHAYTLGVSLSLPLFDRNRGGIRAASAERRAAEARLERQRRTSAADRVSALATLKAAGSRTRAADDGVAAAQEAYRLARIGVDAGRITQLELRSTRAALIAARGIAVDARLARVAAEIELARLEGRAPFMEAQ
- the rpmB gene encoding 50S ribosomal protein L28 — translated: MSRVCQVSGKRVQTGNNVSHANNKTRRRFLPNLHERRFWVASENRWVKLKVSAHALRTIDKNGIDTVLAELRARGEKV
- the rpmG gene encoding 50S ribosomal protein L33 gives rise to the protein MMAGKRDKVRMISSAGTGHFYTTDKNKKNTPGKMEFLKYDPVVRKHVLYKEGKIK
- the cls gene encoding cardiolipin synthase — translated: MLPVWLEGTWLLALDWLIRLVALLWIPTRTTPGAARSWLLLVGFVPLLGLPLYLLLGHPWLSRERVRRQALASQVIREQQVPLTALRWAPPADTVVAEVVPLVERQGDFMPTHGNSVELLDRYAPSLQALIDDIDAAVERVHLLYYLMFDDAVGDAVSAALLRAAARGVQCRLLLDARGGRRGLRRYRKRLHAAGVEVQALLPGGLRWRRSGRMDLRNHRKIAVIDNRVGYIGSQNLAEPQFVPGHPNRELVARVQGPVVAHLEAVFASDWFIETGQRLSVVAPGSIHGGGVAAQLLPSGPAYPFENARDTVNALIHLARRRIVMVTPYFVPDEATLSALRIAALSGVDVQLILSESNNQRLTAWAQEAYYDELLRSGVKIALYRPCFLHAKHLSVDEGIALVGSINLDIRSFALNAEVGMLCYSAAVVQRLRAVEADYLADARVLTLQDWRKRPAWRRSREGIARLADALM